The Candidatus Tanganyikabacteria bacterium genome has a window encoding:
- a CDS encoding Cof-type HAD-IIB family hydrolase: MPFKLIATDLDGTLFGPDLQLGARVTAAFARARAAGAKVVIATGRMFRSALPYARDLGVTEPLITYQGAWVRHPVSLETLWHRTLPGADTLAALAYLRAAGIHVNLYREDTLYVERETPECRWYCQQARIEPVVAPDLASLHSGVTKLVAIAAPETLDRIQPEVEAALGARLYVIRSTPRYLEFAAQGTSKAVALGAMAAGASIRAEEILAFGDADNDADMLSMAGLGVAVGEASERARASAQRHVAPAGAGVAEVLEELF, translated from the coding sequence GTGCCCTTCAAACTCATCGCGACCGACCTCGACGGCACGCTCTTCGGCCCCGACCTGCAGCTGGGCGCCCGCGTGACGGCGGCATTCGCCCGGGCCCGCGCGGCGGGGGCGAAGGTGGTCATCGCCACGGGCCGGATGTTCCGGAGCGCGCTTCCCTACGCCCGGGACCTGGGAGTGACCGAGCCGCTGATCACCTACCAGGGAGCGTGGGTGCGCCACCCGGTTTCGCTCGAGACCCTCTGGCACCGGACCTTGCCGGGCGCGGATACCCTGGCCGCGCTCGCCTACCTGCGCGCGGCCGGCATCCACGTCAATCTCTACCGGGAGGACACGCTCTACGTGGAGCGGGAGACGCCGGAATGCCGGTGGTACTGCCAGCAGGCCCGGATCGAACCGGTCGTCGCGCCGGATCTCGCGAGCCTCCATTCGGGCGTCACCAAGCTGGTCGCGATCGCCGCCCCCGAGACCCTCGACCGGATCCAGCCCGAGGTCGAGGCGGCTCTGGGCGCGCGGTTGTACGTCATCCGCAGCACCCCCCGCTACCTGGAGTTCGCCGCCCAGGGCACGTCCAAGGCCGTGGCGCTCGGGGCGATGGCCGCCGGCGCGAGCATCCGCGCGGAGGAAATCCTGGCCTTCGGAGATGCCGACAACGACGCCGACATGCTGTCCATGGCCGGGCTGGGGGTGGCCGTCGGAGAAGCCTCGGAGCGTGCCCGCGCCTCGGCGCAAAGGCATGTCGCTCCCGCCGGAGCGGGGGTAGCCGAAGTCCTGGAAGAGCTCTTTTGA
- a CDS encoding 16S rRNA (uracil(1498)-N(3))-methyltransferase: MPRPPRFFLAAESMPPGLAAGLEIRLDGAISRQIARVLRLRRGDRILVHDGRGGAWESVLEEVSDQAAVARIARAAACAPEPPVAVTLFAAVLKGDRQDWLIQKAVELGVARVQPLRCARNVAKPGEDRVERWERIAREAAEQSERGLVPALAPPIDLAAAAWHGAAIVCTERSGQPLADLVPPASSLALFIGPEGGWEPAEIALLLGKGARAASLGPRILRAETAAIAALAALMLLAERSPS; encoded by the coding sequence ATGCCCCGGCCGCCGCGCTTCTTCCTCGCGGCCGAGTCCATGCCCCCGGGACTGGCCGCCGGCCTGGAGATCCGCCTCGACGGCGCGATCTCTCGCCAGATCGCTCGGGTGCTACGGCTCCGGCGCGGCGACCGCATCCTCGTTCACGATGGCCGCGGCGGCGCCTGGGAATCCGTGCTGGAGGAAGTCTCCGACCAGGCTGCTGTCGCCCGCATCGCGCGGGCCGCCGCGTGCGCGCCCGAACCGCCGGTCGCCGTGACGCTGTTTGCGGCCGTCCTGAAAGGCGACCGGCAGGACTGGCTGATCCAGAAGGCAGTCGAGCTCGGAGTCGCGCGCGTCCAGCCGCTGCGCTGCGCCCGGAACGTGGCGAAGCCCGGCGAGGACAGGGTCGAACGCTGGGAGCGCATCGCCCGCGAGGCCGCCGAGCAGTCCGAACGCGGGCTCGTGCCCGCGCTGGCCCCGCCGATCGATCTGGCGGCCGCCGCATGGCACGGCGCCGCGATCGTCTGCACGGAGCGGTCGGGTCAGCCGCTCGCCGACCTGGTGCCTCCCGCGAGCTCGCTCGCGCTCTTCATAGGCCCGGAAGGGGGCTGGGAACCCGCGGAGATCGCGCTGTTGCTGGGCAAGGGGGCCCGAGCCGCCAGCCTGGGCCCGCGCATCCTGCGAGCCGAGACGGCCGCCATCGCGGCCCTGGCCGCCCTCATGCTCCTGGCGGAGCGTTCGCCGAGTTAG
- the whiA gene encoding DNA-binding protein WhiA yields MSYSQAVRTSLAAHDPETTCCRAALLGGLLAVGGRRRPEGLALEVETAAVARLAFRLARARGDLVPHLAHGGHPYRVTLGDAADRAASGPGRKTCCRRAWLRGAFLAGGSLTRPEHGYHLEFSGPEEAMAQVSALLAHDGIRAGRDERRMYVKAAEDIVAFLSAVGATAERLAYEQVLMGRDLKNRVQRAVNCETANLSRTVDASRRQVALIEGLIGAGMLDLLPSEVQATARLRLDHPFATLADLADLHDPPVSKSAVNHRLRALFRAASH; encoded by the coding sequence ATGAGCTACAGTCAGGCCGTCCGGACTTCCCTGGCGGCCCATGACCCGGAGACGACCTGCTGCCGGGCGGCCCTGCTCGGAGGGCTCCTCGCGGTCGGCGGCCGGCGGCGCCCCGAGGGGCTGGCCCTCGAGGTCGAGACCGCGGCCGTGGCGCGCCTGGCGTTCCGCCTCGCCCGGGCGCGGGGCGATCTCGTACCCCACCTCGCGCACGGCGGGCACCCGTATCGCGTGACGCTGGGCGACGCGGCGGACCGGGCGGCCTCCGGCCCGGGCCGCAAGACCTGCTGCCGGCGGGCCTGGCTGCGCGGTGCCTTTCTCGCGGGGGGCTCGCTGACCCGGCCCGAGCACGGGTATCACCTGGAATTCTCGGGCCCGGAGGAGGCGATGGCGCAGGTCTCGGCCTTGCTGGCGCACGACGGGATCCGGGCCGGCCGCGACGAACGCCGCATGTACGTCAAGGCTGCCGAGGACATCGTCGCGTTCCTGTCCGCCGTGGGGGCGACCGCCGAACGCCTCGCCTACGAGCAGGTCCTGATGGGGCGCGACCTCAAGAATCGGGTGCAGCGCGCCGTCAACTGCGAGACCGCGAACCTGTCCCGGACGGTCGACGCTTCCCGGCGGCAGGTGGCCCTGATCGAGGGCCTGATCGGGGCGGGCATGCTCGACCTCCTGCCGTCCGAAGTCCAGGCTACCGCCAGACTGCGACTGGATCACCCGTTCGCGACCCTGGCTGATCTCGCCGACCTTCACGACCCGCCGGTCTCCAAGTCGGCGGTCAACCACCGCCTGCGGGCGCTGTTCCGCGCGGCTAGCCACTAG
- a CDS encoding metallophosphoesterase, whose translation MIRSLLPTPLGVRLFPVHGREIARASAPRPPIRLAHLTDLHFCAGALPRYPASHDVLRRTVAALNAQDLDAVVVTGDLFDFPDRLHEDGPALAALMRDLRHPWYVAVGNHDVEGRRVAARRRYLAETLGDHGLARAEESFYHVPLGHGVHLVVLDTTDNGEADYLTWRGHVSARQLAWLDATLGRLAGEMVIVGLHHPPVAPYPLMDALKFHEPDKRRLARVLAKHAHEPVMLCGHFHMAGCLPFGKAGVLAGPGLIEHPHQYRVFEIRPEQGLITFHLEEVPSAEGECEACVRGPARFRSRLLRNLSHARSGHLRVADAR comes from the coding sequence TTGATCCGCAGCCTTTTGCCCACACCGCTCGGAGTCCGCCTCTTTCCCGTGCACGGCCGGGAAATCGCCCGGGCGTCGGCGCCCCGCCCGCCTATACGGCTCGCGCACCTGACGGACCTGCACTTCTGCGCGGGCGCGCTGCCGCGCTACCCGGCCAGCCACGACGTCCTGCGCAGGACGGTCGCCGCGCTCAACGCCCAGGATCTGGATGCGGTGGTCGTCACGGGCGACCTGTTCGACTTCCCCGACCGCCTTCACGAGGACGGGCCGGCCCTTGCCGCGCTCATGAGGGACCTGCGGCACCCCTGGTACGTCGCGGTCGGCAATCACGACGTCGAGGGGCGCCGGGTCGCGGCGCGGCGGCGGTATCTCGCGGAGACCCTCGGCGATCACGGACTGGCGAGGGCCGAAGAGTCCTTCTACCACGTGCCCCTGGGACATGGCGTCCACCTGGTGGTCCTCGACACCACCGACAACGGCGAAGCAGACTACCTCACCTGGCGCGGCCACGTGTCGGCCCGGCAACTCGCGTGGCTGGATGCCACCCTGGGGCGCCTGGCCGGCGAGATGGTGATCGTCGGGTTGCACCATCCGCCGGTGGCTCCCTACCCGCTGATGGACGCGCTCAAGTTCCACGAACCCGACAAGCGCCGCCTGGCCCGCGTTCTGGCCAAGCATGCCCACGAACCGGTGATGCTCTGCGGCCACTTCCACATGGCCGGGTGCTTGCCGTTCGGCAAGGCCGGGGTCCTGGCCGGACCGGGCCTGATCGAGCACCCGCACCAGTATCGCGTCTTCGAGATCCGGCCCGAGCAGGGCCTCATCACCTTCCATCTCGAGGAAGTCCCCTCCGCGGAAGGAGAGTGCGAGGCCTGTGTGCGTGGGCCGGCGCGGTTCCGGTCGCGCCTGCTGCGCAACCTGTCGCATGCCAGGTCGGGCCACCTCCGCGTGGCGGACGCGCGCTAG
- the rapZ gene encoding RNase adapter RapZ yields MERSAIFIITGLSGAGKTQALRCFEDMGFFCVDNLIPALLPQFVEMAFERCPQLAVVTDTRGGEFFNELVGVLDSAGKRDLPIRVLFLEASDDVLFRRFSETRRRHPLWGKGTLLESIAAERDRLADIRARASVVIDTSELTARQFKEKLIAEFILPDQAVSAMQVTVMSFGYKFGAPLDADLVFDVRFLPNPHYDPELRPFTGMDPAVARFVVTHPVTQEFLTRFLDLAEFLVPHYRQEGKTHLAIAIGCTGGRHRSVAIAHYLAEYLREQDFPVVELHRDIERQAEYYATLGDKP; encoded by the coding sequence ATGGAGCGCAGCGCGATCTTCATTATCACCGGGCTCTCAGGCGCCGGCAAGACGCAGGCGCTGCGGTGCTTCGAGGACATGGGGTTTTTTTGCGTCGACAACCTCATCCCGGCGCTCTTGCCGCAGTTCGTCGAGATGGCGTTCGAACGCTGCCCCCAGCTTGCCGTCGTCACCGACACCCGAGGCGGCGAGTTCTTCAACGAACTGGTCGGCGTGCTCGACTCGGCCGGCAAGCGCGATCTGCCGATTCGCGTCCTGTTCCTCGAAGCCTCGGACGACGTGCTCTTCCGCCGGTTCTCCGAGACGCGGCGGCGGCATCCCTTGTGGGGGAAGGGAACGCTGCTGGAGTCCATCGCGGCGGAGCGCGACCGCCTCGCCGACATCCGCGCCCGCGCCTCGGTCGTGATCGACACCTCCGAACTGACGGCCCGGCAGTTCAAGGAGAAGCTCATCGCCGAGTTCATCCTGCCCGACCAGGCCGTCTCGGCCATGCAGGTCACGGTCATGAGCTTCGGCTACAAGTTCGGCGCTCCGCTGGATGCCGACCTGGTGTTCGACGTACGTTTCTTGCCGAATCCCCACTACGATCCCGAGCTACGGCCTTTCACCGGCATGGATCCGGCCGTGGCGCGGTTCGTGGTCACGCATCCGGTTACCCAGGAGTTCTTGACGAGGTTCCTCGACCTGGCGGAATTCCTGGTCCCCCACTACCGCCAGGAGGGCAAGACGCACCTGGCGATCGCCATCGGGTGCACCGGCGGGCGCCACCGCAGCGTGGCCATCGCCCACTACCTGGCCGAGTACCTGCGCGAGCAGGATTTCCCGGTCGTGGAGTTGCACCGCGACATCGAGCGCCAGGCCGAGTACTACGCGACGCTCGGCGACAAGCCATGA
- a CDS encoding HD-GYP domain-containing protein, with translation MTVEKRTSVDQLIPGMVLAEPIFHPMSMQMIWNSGTTLTDKHIALLQKMNLGGIRVMDFVPGSPQGGKVHTPGVQPLGPQPGGPRSSSAPLPAPDGPPPPPAPRPAPGTPAPPPAAQVPPAAVSPTRQHLVGKGSAQLAPPRPTPNVAVKSNVPMVRPSWEKLPEAVRLPQRIKEEVLSRNVSIVKHISEQVRHASRIDISQVDNSVQQTIRKIVAERELIESLIDLRVYDEYTYAHSANVMSLSLVVGTALKLPMDRLRILGIGALLHDIGKTLVPEEILNKPTKLTEEEFRIMATHPANGIMILSNYSWANSDIKNCAFQHHEKYNGMGYPMGLKGNQIAELAQIVAVVDFYDALISDRVYKKGLPPNVVYQAIMNGVNVHFDAKVVQAFQRFIVPYPVNAQVELSTGQVGRVLKVNRKNLLAPVVHVEGVGDIDLAKNPDITITTIHKVASQHPTLFTPPPKPRA, from the coding sequence TTGACCGTCGAAAAGCGTACCTCCGTCGACCAGCTCATCCCGGGGATGGTGCTCGCTGAGCCCATCTTCCACCCGATGAGCATGCAAATGATCTGGAATTCCGGCACGACGCTGACCGACAAGCACATCGCCCTCCTGCAGAAGATGAACCTCGGCGGCATCCGGGTAATGGACTTCGTCCCCGGCTCGCCCCAGGGCGGCAAGGTCCACACTCCGGGCGTCCAGCCCCTCGGCCCCCAACCTGGCGGCCCGCGGAGCAGCAGCGCGCCGTTGCCGGCGCCCGACGGCCCGCCGCCCCCACCCGCTCCCCGGCCGGCGCCAGGCACCCCGGCCCCGCCGCCGGCGGCGCAAGTCCCTCCGGCCGCCGTGAGCCCCACGCGGCAGCACCTCGTCGGGAAGGGCTCGGCTCAGCTGGCCCCGCCGCGCCCGACCCCCAACGTCGCGGTCAAGTCAAACGTCCCGATGGTGCGGCCCTCCTGGGAAAAGCTCCCCGAGGCCGTGCGCCTGCCGCAGCGAATCAAGGAAGAGGTGCTCTCGCGCAACGTGAGCATCGTCAAGCACATCTCCGAGCAGGTTCGGCACGCCTCGCGCATCGACATCAGCCAAGTGGACAACTCGGTGCAGCAGACGATCCGCAAGATCGTGGCCGAACGCGAACTCATCGAGAGCCTCATCGACCTGCGCGTGTACGACGAGTACACGTACGCGCACTCGGCCAACGTCATGAGCCTTTCGCTGGTGGTCGGGACGGCCCTCAAGTTGCCGATGGATCGCCTCCGCATCCTGGGCATCGGCGCCCTGCTCCACGACATCGGGAAGACCCTGGTGCCCGAGGAAATCCTCAACAAGCCGACCAAGCTCACCGAGGAGGAATTCCGCATCATGGCCACCCACCCGGCCAACGGGATCATGATCCTCTCGAACTATTCCTGGGCCAACAGCGACATCAAGAACTGCGCCTTCCAGCACCACGAGAAGTACAACGGCATGGGCTACCCGATGGGCCTCAAGGGGAACCAGATCGCCGAACTCGCGCAAATCGTCGCGGTAGTCGATTTCTACGACGCCTTGATCTCCGATCGGGTCTACAAGAAGGGCCTGCCCCCGAATGTCGTCTACCAGGCGATCATGAATGGCGTCAACGTCCATTTCGACGCCAAGGTCGTGCAAGCCTTCCAGCGGTTCATCGTGCCCTACCCGGTCAACGCCCAGGTCGAACTGTCCACCGGCCAGGTCGGCCGCGTGCTGAAGGTCAACCGCAAAAATCTCCTCGCGCCGGTGGTCCACGTGGAGGGAGTCGGCGACATCGACCTGGCCAAGAACCCCGACATCACCATCACCACCATCCACAAGGTCGCGAGCCAGCACCCGACGCTTTTCACCCCGCCTCCCAAGCCCCGGGCCTGA
- a CDS encoding YvcK family protein — protein sequence MRNLLKWLVPGMGLKRWIFLTTVGVMAQSAGVVALTIAIYRTWRYRSPLDLGLASLGMVLVAIGMWLAVAGGQNIVRSVVRALRPVNAPSLLEALYRNRVKRGPRIVAVGGGTGLASLLRGLKVYSDNITAIVAVSDDGGSSGRLRAELGVLPPGDVRNCLLALAGEEKLMSDLMGYRFSQGGLEGHSFGNLFLTALADLTGDLEQAIRASSRILAVRGQVCPATLASVTLVCRLADGTVVRGESQISSSRTPIAEIWCEPHDPPALPDALRAIREADAIVLGPGSLYTSVIPNLLIPEIASEIKLSRVPRIYVCNVMTQPGETDDYTVADHVRALQKVGGPDLFNYVLVNQDPPQKLLERYQEQGQRPVLADLEVVDALGVVPIVGSLLDEQDAVRHSPAALGQALIDWLVNVRRESTGKLLAFPQEAELAAKRKGWL from the coding sequence ATGAGAAACCTGCTCAAGTGGCTCGTCCCCGGGATGGGGCTCAAGCGCTGGATCTTCCTGACCACCGTCGGCGTCATGGCCCAGAGCGCCGGCGTGGTCGCGCTTACCATCGCCATCTACCGCACGTGGCGTTACCGCTCCCCGCTCGATCTCGGCCTGGCGAGCCTCGGGATGGTCCTGGTGGCGATCGGCATGTGGCTTGCCGTGGCGGGCGGCCAGAACATCGTGCGGTCGGTGGTCAGGGCCCTGCGGCCGGTCAATGCGCCGTCCCTGCTGGAGGCGCTCTATCGCAACCGCGTGAAACGCGGGCCGCGCATCGTGGCCGTCGGCGGCGGGACCGGACTCGCTTCCTTGCTCCGCGGCCTGAAAGTCTACTCCGACAACATCACGGCCATCGTGGCGGTATCCGACGACGGGGGCTCGTCGGGTCGCCTGCGCGCCGAACTGGGCGTCCTCCCGCCGGGCGACGTCCGCAACTGCCTGCTCGCCCTGGCCGGCGAAGAGAAGCTGATGAGCGACCTGATGGGCTATCGTTTCAGTCAGGGCGGGCTCGAGGGGCACAGCTTCGGGAACCTCTTCCTGACAGCCCTGGCGGACCTCACCGGCGACCTCGAGCAGGCCATCCGCGCTTCGTCGCGCATCCTCGCGGTGCGAGGCCAGGTTTGCCCGGCCACCCTCGCGTCGGTCACCCTGGTGTGCCGCCTGGCCGACGGCACCGTCGTGCGCGGCGAGTCGCAGATTTCCAGCTCCCGCACGCCGATCGCCGAGATCTGGTGCGAGCCGCACGATCCGCCGGCCCTGCCCGACGCCCTCCGTGCCATCCGGGAGGCCGACGCCATCGTGCTGGGGCCGGGAAGCCTGTACACGTCGGTGATTCCCAACCTGCTGATCCCGGAGATCGCGAGCGAGATCAAGCTGTCCAGGGTGCCCCGCATCTACGTGTGCAACGTCATGACGCAGCCCGGGGAGACCGACGATTACACGGTGGCGGACCACGTGCGGGCCTTGCAGAAGGTCGGCGGGCCCGATCTCTTCAATTACGTGCTGGTCAACCAGGATCCGCCGCAAAAGCTGCTCGAGCGGTACCAGGAGCAGGGACAGCGGCCGGTGCTGGCGGATCTGGAAGTCGTGGACGCGCTCGGCGTCGTGCCCATCGTCGGCTCGCTGCTAGACGAGCAGGACGCGGTGCGGCACAGCCCCGCGGCGCTCGGCCAGGCCCTGATCGACTGGCTGGTAAACGTGCGCCGCGAGTCCACGGGGAAGCTGCTGGCATTCCCGCAGGAGGCGGAACTGGCGGCGAAGCGAAAGGGCTGGCTCTGA